CTTTGACGAATTGAGCATTTCTCAGAGTGGTGCAGATGCTTTGATTAAAATCGATCGCCAAGACGTGGCAATTCTTTCTGACGTAGAAGCCGATAACTTGACTGCCGATAACTTTGTCTTTGTTTAAATTTGTTTGGGCGATTAAGATTGGAAAAATTAAGCTTTTCTTGCTTGGTTTTTAGCGATCGCCTTTTATACAAAAATAGTTTTTTACCTAATCTAGCTTTCGTGAAAAAATCGATACTAATAATAGCTAGCATCTTTTTAATAGTTGCCTTTCTGCCAAGTGTTCTCGCTCACCCTATAAGTTCGGCGAGCGATTTTATTAGTTTTGAAGATGGCACTTACTCTATTGAAATTCCCGATGGACAAATTGATAAATTTTTTCACTGGAACGCCAACTATCCCAAACTAATTTCGGCTCATCGCGGTGGCTTTACTACTGGCTTTCCCGAAAATGCGATCGCCACTTTTGAGAATACTTTAACTACTGCACCCGCCTTACTGGAAGTTGACGTGCGACGTACTGCCGACGGAAGCTGGATTTTAATGCACGATGAGGATCTAAGTCGTACCACAAACGGTAAAGGAATAGTCAAACAGACTAATTTAGCGACAATTAAAACTTTTCTACTTAAGGATAACCAAGGCAATCTTACTCCCTATCACGTACCAAATTTAGAAGAAACTTTACTATGGGCGAATGGACGCACTATTCTCGAACTCGATCTAAAATCTGACGACTATACAGATGAAGTTGTTGAGATAATTAGTCAACTCGATGCCGGAGACAGAGTACGCTTTATTACCGACAATATCGAACAGGCTACCAAAATATACAATCTCAATCCTGAAATACATCTCGGTATATCTATCTCCGCCGATAACCTAAATGCTGTATTAGCAGAAGTTGCCGCAGCACCTTTTACTTTGAGAAAAATAAGCGTATTTACGGGGACGCAACCACAGTCAGCAGATTTCTATCAAAAGTTACACGCTCGCGGTCTTGTTACAATTCAAGGTGTATTTGGCGAACAAAATCTTTTTGAAAATACTTCTATCGATGAGCTTAATGAGAAACAGCGCAAAACTCTTTTTGACTCTGTATTCGATCGCGGTGGTGATGTAATTGCCTCAGATTATTATCAGCAAATTGCAGATATTATTGTATCAGATAATAGATAAGTTGAAAATTATGTCGATCGCTAAAAATATTTCAAATGCTAATTTTAAAAAAAAGATATTGACAAATTAACCTATGATACTCTTTATTTTTCTTAATTACTATGGCTTTATTCGAGAAATCAAAATTTAACCAAAATAGTATCGACTCTTAATAATTGCATAATCATGAGTTAAAAATTGCCGATAAAGCTGATAGAAAAAGCCAATTTTTTGGGGTAAAAAACTATATGGTACGTGTAGAGCGTTCAATTGACAATCTCAGCATTGTCAAAAATTCAGAACCACAGGCGATCGATTTTAACTTTACAAGCAAAAAATTCCCGAGGCGATCGCGACGGTGATGGTTTAGTAGAAGTCGATCTTTATTAGCGGTAAAAATGTTTTGAACATTGCAGGTTTGGGGATTGGCTTTGAAGAGCTAAGCATTTTTCAAACTGGTAACGATACTCTAGTAGCTATCAATGAACAAGAGTTGGCAGTTCTTTCCGAGCTTGCAGCAGACAGCTTAAACACCGCCAACTTTGTCTTTATTTAATTGCGATCGCACTTCATCAAATCTAAAAGGGTGAATGGTTATTCGCCCCTACGTTAACAACATTTTTAACCCTACAACTAACTAAGGAAATTTCTCATGTTAATTAATGGAATTGCTAGCGGCGACACCACACAAAACACTTCTATTCTTTGGGCGCGGAGTGACGAACTCGGTGACGTTACCTTTGAATATTCTACCAACCCTAACTTTAGCCAGATTGAAGGAACCGCTATCGCTACCGTTAGCGATGTTAATGTTCCCGTCAAAGTTGCAGTTGAAGATTTAGAACCCAATACTCAATACTACTACCGAGTAAAAGATAGTTCGGGCGATCGCGCCTTCGGAGAACTTACTACTTCTGCTGCTGAAGGAGCAACATCTGGAGTGAATTTTGGCATCATTAACTGCAATTACCAAGGTGCCGTTCCCTATGTGGTAATGGAAAACATTCCCGACCGCCATCTCGATTATTTAATCAACTTAGGAGACACAATTTATCAAGATGGTTCCGTCGCTACCGAACCATCATTACCTACGGTTGCGACTGAAATACCCGACATGAGAGCCAAG
This DNA window, taken from Myxosarcina sp. GI1, encodes the following:
- a CDS encoding glycerophosphodiester phosphodiesterase family protein, producing the protein MKKSILIIASIFLIVAFLPSVLAHPISSASDFISFEDGTYSIEIPDGQIDKFFHWNANYPKLISAHRGGFTTGFPENAIATFENTLTTAPALLEVDVRRTADGSWILMHDEDLSRTTNGKGIVKQTNLATIKTFLLKDNQGNLTPYHVPNLEETLLWANGRTILELDLKSDDYTDEVVEIISQLDAGDRVRFITDNIEQATKIYNLNPEIHLGISISADNLNAVLAEVAAAPFTLRKISVFTGTQPQSADFYQKLHARGLVTIQGVFGEQNLFENTSIDELNEKQRKTLFDSVFDRGGDVIASDYYQQIADIIVSDNR